DNA from Desulfonatronum sp. SC1:
ACTGGGCATACAGAACGACACATGGTCGGTAAGCGCCGACCCGGTGCAGATTGAGCAGATAATTCTCAACCTGACGAAAAATGCCGTGGACGCCATGCCCGCCGGAGGCAGGTTGGCCGTTGAAACGCATAACGTGACCCTGGACGAGGAGTTCGTTCGCTCGCACATGGGCGCAAAACCCGGGAGGTATGTGCTCTTGACGGTGGCGGACACGGGGGTCGGCATTGAGCCGGAAGTCTTACGACATGTCTTCGACCCTTTCTTTACCACCAAGGAAGTGGGCAAGGGCACCGGCCTGGGCTTGGCCTCGGTCTACGGTATCGTCAAGGCGCATGGCGGCTACATTCAATGTGCCAGCCAGCGCGGCCAAGGAACGATTTTTTCAGTTTATCTGCCGGTTGCGGACCAGGGGCGCGAGGCAAAATGCGACGAGCCACGCAAGGCCATCTCCAAAGGCGGCAACGAAACCATTCTGGTGGTGGACGACGAGCCGGAAATCCGGGAATTGACCCTGGAAGCCTTGGAGTCGTTCGGGTATGTCGTACAATGCGCGGCCAGCGGAGAGCAGGCCTTGGATGTGTATCAGCGCGACGGCAAATTCATCGACCTGGTCCTGCTGGACTTGAGCATGCCGGGCATGGGCGGATGCGAATGTCTCCAGGCGCTGTTGCGCCTGGACCCCTCGGCCAAGGTGTTGATCATCAGCGGGAATGCGGCCAAATGCCAGAGCAAGGATCTCCTGTTGTCCGGAGCCAAAGGCTTTCTCGGAAAGCCGTATCACCTACGGGACCTGGAGGCCAAAGTGAGCGAGGTTCTGGGGTGATTTCGGCTGGAATGCGGCCCCCTTGGCTCATCCCTGCCCCATGTCGTCTCCGGGCAGCACCACTTCCATGGGGTGTCCGCGTTCCCGGGCCATTTTGAGCAGTTCGACGCGCAGGACCTCTCGCGCGCCTTGATCGCCGTGCACCAGACGGATTTGGCTGGGCCATTTGCGCATCCGCTTCACGAAATTGACCAGGTCGCGTTGATCGGCATGGGCCGAGTAGCCACTGATGGTTTCCACTTTGGCGCGGATGGTGAGCCGTTCTCCGTCCAGGATCACCCAGCCGCCTTCTGGTCCGTAGCGCTGAATGGCATGACCCGGGGTGCCCGGGGCCTGATAGCCGACAAACAGGACATCGTGCCTGGGGTCACCGAGCATGGCCTTCAGGTAGTTCACGATCCGCCCGCCCGCGGCCATGCCACTGGCCGCCAGGACCACTGCCGGATGTCTGGTCCGGGCCAGTCGTTCTACCATCTCCATATGTTGCTTGTGGCTGTCCACGGTGGTCAGGTTCTCGAAAGCCAAGGGGTGCCGGCCGGCGCGCAGCCGGTCATGGGCCTCGGTATCCCAGTAGGACTTCAGTTCACGGTAGACCTTGGTGAATCTGTTTGCCAGGGGGGAGTCCACGATAATCTCCAGTTCCCGCCATTTTGTCCCGCCGTCATGGGCCAGGGATTCGAACTCGTAGAGCAGTTCCTGGGTTCGCCCGATGCTGAACGCCGGGATGAGCACGGTCCCGCCGTCGGCCAGAGCACGGTCCACCGCGGCCTTGAGCCTGTGCCGCCGGGTGTGGCGGTCTTCATGCAAGCGGTTGCCGTAGGTGCTTTCCAATACCAGGGTGTCCGCCCGGTAGGGAGAGCGGGGCACGGGCAACAACGGTGCATGCGGTGCGCCCAGATCCCCGGAAAAGACCACCCGGTGGTTGGAACTCGAGCTTTTGCCCGCGCTTCTGGATGTCCGCTTGGCGGTGATGTCCACCTCCACGTAGCTGGACCCCAGGATATGTCCGGCACGTTGCAGCTTGATCCGAACCCGCAAAGATTGATCATCGATTAATGTATGCCACTGCTTGTACTCCAAGGCTTGCAACCTGGAATTCACCTTGGCTAAAAAATCATTGATCAGTCGTTTATTGCGGGTAAATCCGATCTTCAAGGCATCCTCAATTACCAGAGGCAGCAGTTTGGCCGAGGGTTTGGAGCACAGGATCGGCCCTGTATAGCCCGCGGCCACCAGATGCGGCAAACGGCCGATGTGGTCGATATGCACATGGGTGACCACCAGAGCGACCAGATCGTTAACAGGAAAATCAATGGCTTGATTGGCGGAATCGTCTCCTTCAGGCGCGTCCGTGCCTTGGCGGAGGCCGCAATCCACCAACAAGGCCC
Protein-coding regions in this window:
- a CDS encoding MBL fold metallo-hydrolase RNA specificity domain-containing protein; its protein translation is MQPIIDHYGGAKGVTGSCHHLRLDKERALLVDCGLRQGTDAPEGDDSANQAIDFPVNDLVALVVTHVHIDHIGRLPHLVAAGYTGPILCSKPSAKLLPLVIEDALKIGFTRNKRLINDFLAKVNSRLQALEYKQWHTLIDDQSLRVRIKLQRAGHILGSSYVEVDITAKRTSRSAGKSSSSNHRVVFSGDLGAPHAPLLPVPRSPYRADTLVLESTYGNRLHEDRHTRRHRLKAAVDRALADGGTVLIPAFSIGRTQELLYEFESLAHDGGTKWRELEIIVDSPLANRFTKVYRELKSYWDTEAHDRLRAGRHPLAFENLTTVDSHKQHMEMVERLARTRHPAVVLAASGMAAGGRIVNYLKAMLGDPRHDVLFVGYQAPGTPGHAIQRYGPEGGWVILDGERLTIRAKVETISGYSAHADQRDLVNFVKRMRKWPSQIRLVHGDQGAREVLRVELLKMARERGHPMEVVLPGDDMGQG